Proteins encoded in a region of the Flavobacterium sp. MDT1-60 genome:
- a CDS encoding PolC-type DNA polymerase III has translation MLDWLKNINKEYPDFWKDYLTKFETKPNRFVVLSTETSGLNPDKDVILSLGAFSVIDDGIVIKDNFESVLLQYKYLQDNGLSNEFIIESKMIKMPEPDALEAFIKFLGNAILVGHHINFDIEMLNSALERLDCGRIKNEALDVDIMYRKLMDVNDKQFSLDDLCEIYKIPKSDRNSSAEDAYRIALLFLKLKSRLGIK, from the coding sequence ATGCTAGACTGGTTAAAAAATATCAATAAAGAGTATCCGGATTTCTGGAAAGACTATTTAACGAAATTCGAAACAAAACCCAATAGATTTGTGGTTTTATCGACTGAAACTTCAGGATTAAATCCCGATAAAGATGTTATTTTATCTTTAGGAGCATTTTCAGTTATTGACGACGGTATTGTAATTAAAGATAATTTTGAATCGGTTTTGCTGCAATATAAATACCTGCAGGATAACGGACTTTCAAATGAGTTTATCATTGAAAGTAAAATGATAAAAATGCCGGAACCAGATGCACTAGAAGCTTTTATAAAATTCCTCGGAAATGCAATTTTAGTCGGCCATCATATTAACTTTGATATCGAAATGCTGAACTCAGCCTTGGAGCGCCTGGATTGTGGCAGAATAAAAAATGAAGCTTTGGATGTTGATATCATGTATAGAAAATTGATGGATGTGAATGACAAACAGTTTTCGTTGGATGATTTATGCGAAATATATAAAATTCCAAAAAGCGATCGAAATTCATCTGCCGAAGATGCGTACAGAATTGCGCTTTTGTTTTTAAAATTAAAATCAAGATTGGGGATAAAATAA
- a CDS encoding DUF4242 domain-containing protein — MPKYVIEREIPNAGKLTSDQLKSISQASCGVLNQLGTQIQWVNSYITSDKLYCIYIAPNEEMVYEHANSVSEVFGIIDPTTAE, encoded by the coding sequence ATGCCTAAATATGTTATTGAAAGGGAAATCCCAAATGCCGGTAAACTTACATCTGATCAGTTAAAAAGTATTTCGCAAGCCTCATGTGGTGTACTTAATCAATTAGGAACTCAAATTCAATGGGTAAACAGTTATATTACAAGCGATAAACTGTATTGTATATACATTGCTCCAAATGAAGAAATGGTTTATGAACATGCCAATTCAGTTAGTGAGGTTTTTGGTATTATAGATCCAACGACCGCCGAATAA
- a CDS encoding multidrug effflux MFS transporter produces MTTKKYIQLILILGSLTALGPFSIDMYLPGFSGIAKDLHTTVAKVSMSLSSYFIGISAGQLLYGPLLDRFGRKKPLFMGLMVYILASLGCVYVTDIDTFIGLRFIQAIGSCAATVASVAMVRDLFPVKDIPKVFSLLMLVLGLSPMLAPTIGGYVTEDYGWHTVFFILMCMGVAILIASQIGLPNSYKPDTSISLKPKPIISNFLKVLKEPQFYTYAFTGSIAFSGLFTYVAASPIVFMDIYHVDAKTYGWIFAFMSVSFIGSSQLNSVLLRKFSSEQMIFAALISQSVISIIFLILALNDLLGLYQTITMLFLFLGCLGISNPNTAGLTMAPFAKNAGSASALMGAIQLGLGALASFAVGVFVKDSVAPMVLIMTVTTLIALVVLNVGKRFIKEQVAVDTENEISVRH; encoded by the coding sequence ATGACAACAAAGAAATATATACAACTAATTCTTATTTTAGGTTCATTGACAGCGCTTGGTCCTTTTTCAATTGACATGTATTTACCTGGTTTTTCGGGTATTGCAAAAGATTTACACACAACTGTAGCAAAAGTTTCGATGAGTTTGTCAAGTTATTTTATTGGAATCTCTGCCGGGCAATTACTATACGGACCTTTGTTAGACCGTTTTGGACGAAAAAAACCTTTATTTATGGGTTTGATGGTTTATATTTTAGCTTCACTCGGCTGTGTTTATGTAACTGATATAGACACTTTTATCGGATTACGTTTTATTCAGGCTATTGGTAGTTGTGCTGCAACAGTAGCTTCTGTGGCAATGGTTCGTGATTTATTTCCGGTGAAAGATATTCCGAAAGTTTTTTCCTTATTAATGCTTGTTCTTGGGCTTTCGCCGATGTTAGCGCCAACAATTGGTGGTTATGTAACTGAAGATTACGGCTGGCATACCGTGTTTTTTATTTTGATGTGTATGGGAGTTGCTATTTTAATCGCCTCACAGATTGGTTTGCCAAATAGTTATAAACCAGATACTAGTATTTCATTAAAACCAAAGCCAATTATTTCTAATTTCCTAAAAGTGTTGAAAGAACCACAATTTTATACTTACGCTTTTACTGGTTCTATAGCATTTTCCGGGTTATTTACATACGTAGCGGCCTCTCCTATAGTTTTTATGGACATTTATCATGTTGATGCCAAAACATACGGTTGGATTTTTGCTTTTATGTCTGTAAGTTTTATTGGTTCTAGTCAATTAAATTCGGTTTTGTTAAGGAAATTTTCTAGTGAACAAATGATTTTTGCAGCACTAATTTCTCAGTCTGTAATTAGTATTATCTTCTTAATACTGGCACTAAACGATCTTTTGGGCTTATATCAAACAATAACAATGTTATTTTTATTTCTAGGCTGCTTAGGAATCTCAAACCCAAATACGGCCGGACTTACAATGGCTCCCTTTGCTAAAAATGCAGGAAGTGCTTCAGCCTTGATGGGTGCAATTCAACTAGGTTTGGGCGCGCTGGCTTCTTTTGCTGTCGGAGTTTTTGTGAAAGATTCTGTTGCTCCAATGGTTCTCATTATGACCGTAACAACTTTGATTGCCCTTGTTGTTTTGAACGTTGGTAAACGATTTATCAAGGAACAGGTAGCGGTAGATACTGAAAATGAAATATCCGTTAGGCATTGA
- a CDS encoding NAD(P)/FAD-dependent oxidoreductase, with the protein MNIVIIGGGFAGINLAKELVNHPQIQVTLVDKNNYNFFPPLIYQVATAFLEPSSISYPFRKFFAGKKNLQFRLGELLSVVPEENKIILNNGELTYDHLVFATGAETSYFGMENVMKNAIPMKTLNDAIEMRNALLKNLEKAAITKDIRKRRKLLTIVVAGGGPTGVEVSGMFAEMRKNILLKEYPELETSASNVYLVDGGDALLSPMSEASQKDTLEALTKLGVVVKLHTRVTDYVDDTVFFENGETIKTKNLIWAAGVSAKLFEGIPKESYGRGRRMATDQYSKVNGLQNIYAIGDTAILAGDKNFPDGHPQVAQVAIQQGLNLAKNFKAMAQSKPLKPFVYNDKGSMAIIGKNKAVVDLPNPKWHFNGFFAWIIWLFIHLISLITYRNRLKTFWNWMIAYFARDQSLRMIIRPDKKQQIE; encoded by the coding sequence ATGAACATAGTAATTATAGGAGGTGGTTTTGCAGGAATCAATCTCGCAAAAGAGCTTGTAAACCACCCACAAATACAAGTAACCCTTGTAGACAAAAACAATTATAACTTTTTCCCACCACTTATATACCAGGTTGCTACGGCATTTTTAGAACCTTCAAGTATCAGTTATCCTTTCAGAAAATTTTTTGCAGGCAAAAAGAATCTGCAATTTCGTTTAGGAGAATTACTTTCTGTTGTTCCTGAAGAAAATAAAATAATTCTCAACAATGGAGAATTGACCTATGATCATTTGGTTTTTGCTACGGGAGCTGAAACAAGCTACTTTGGCATGGAAAACGTGATGAAAAACGCCATTCCGATGAAAACCTTAAATGATGCCATCGAAATGCGTAATGCATTACTTAAAAACCTTGAGAAAGCCGCAATTACCAAAGATATACGCAAACGCCGTAAATTATTAACGATTGTTGTCGCAGGAGGAGGGCCTACAGGAGTAGAAGTTTCCGGAATGTTTGCAGAAATGCGAAAAAATATTTTACTGAAAGAATACCCGGAATTAGAAACGTCAGCCAGTAATGTTTATTTGGTAGATGGAGGTGATGCATTGTTATCACCAATGAGCGAAGCTTCTCAAAAAGATACATTAGAGGCACTTACAAAATTGGGCGTTGTAGTTAAACTTCATACTCGCGTTACAGATTATGTTGATGATACTGTGTTTTTTGAAAACGGAGAAACCATCAAAACCAAAAATTTAATTTGGGCAGCAGGAGTTTCTGCCAAACTTTTTGAAGGAATTCCGAAAGAAAGTTATGGTCGCGGAAGACGTATGGCAACTGATCAATATAGTAAGGTAAACGGGCTTCAGAATATTTATGCTATTGGTGATACTGCTATCTTAGCCGGAGATAAAAATTTCCCTGACGGACATCCGCAGGTGGCTCAGGTTGCTATTCAGCAAGGATTAAATTTGGCAAAAAACTTTAAAGCAATGGCTCAGAGCAAACCTCTTAAACCTTTTGTTTACAATGATAAAGGCTCAATGGCTATTATCGGAAAAAATAAAGCTGTAGTTGATTTACCAAATCCTAAATGGCATTTTAATGGTTTTTTTGCCTGGATTATTTGGTTGTTTATTCATTTAATTTCGCTAATAACTTATAGAAACAGATTAAAGACTTTTTGGAACTGGATGATCGCTTATTTCGCCAGAGATCAATCTCTAAGAATGATTATCAGACCTGATAAAAAACAACAAATTGAATGA
- a CDS encoding DUF294 nucleotidyltransferase-like domain-containing protein — protein MNTIAEHIADFLKEYPPFDNLTFQELSDIAINIRVINLEKHTVLFQNNDALHDSFYVVASGVINLTTIADAEETIINKCHEGDIFGLRPFFAKNNYMMTAKAREESIIYAIPIAVFRPFVANNSDVLNFLLESFAVNSRHTKDSVNSNGKVISDTSFYVDQGSEMQYIQSLSYNNSPLTTEANHIVKDVAILMTEAMVDNIIVCEKNKPIGIVTATDLSSKIATGRYPITETIDKIMSSPVVTVIENVSLAEAQLLMLKHNVTHLCVTKDGTSKSAVKGIISEHDLIVAQASNPGVLIKEIKRSQLPKDLKQIRDRLSDLIQNSIQKNIPISHISNIASEINLAIIKRAVELSILDLGSPPARFAWLSIGSQGRKEQLLLTDQDSILIFEDVTPEKYRETKDYFLRLAKRATAILEKVGYEYCPNGHMGSNMLWCKSLTDWTKQYNSWMNTPGENSNDLSSIFFDYEIVFGEPKIEEVIENVIFKNAVNNTLFFDFLGNDALKKNSPLSFFKKFIVEEEGPHKTKFDIKTRALMPLIDGARLLILNANIKGIKNTYLRFKQLAITDSKNAEIYLSCAEAFLTLSKFRTVEGLKNDDSGQYINLREMSKTDKEKLKNALTPMKDLEELIKSKFQLTQFS, from the coding sequence ATGAATACAATTGCTGAGCATATTGCCGATTTTTTAAAAGAATACCCGCCATTTGATAATTTGACTTTTCAGGAATTATCTGATATTGCAATCAATATCCGAGTTATCAATTTAGAAAAACATACCGTATTGTTTCAAAACAATGACGCGCTTCATGATAGTTTTTATGTTGTGGCGTCTGGTGTCATTAATTTAACTACAATTGCGGATGCCGAGGAAACAATTATCAATAAATGCCATGAAGGAGATATTTTTGGTTTAAGACCATTTTTTGCCAAAAATAATTATATGATGACTGCGAAAGCACGTGAAGAAAGTATTATTTACGCTATTCCGATCGCTGTTTTCAGACCTTTTGTGGCTAATAATTCTGATGTTTTAAATTTTTTACTAGAAAGTTTTGCTGTAAATTCAAGACACACTAAAGACAGTGTAAATTCTAATGGAAAAGTAATTTCTGACACCTCTTTTTATGTAGATCAGGGATCAGAAATGCAATATATACAGTCACTTAGCTATAACAATTCACCTTTAACAACTGAAGCAAATCATATTGTTAAAGATGTTGCTATTTTAATGACTGAGGCCATGGTTGATAATATCATTGTATGCGAGAAAAACAAACCAATTGGGATTGTTACTGCTACAGATTTATCATCTAAAATTGCTACAGGGCGCTATCCTATTACTGAAACGATTGATAAAATCATGTCTTCGCCAGTGGTTACCGTAATTGAAAATGTGTCACTTGCCGAAGCTCAGTTATTAATGCTAAAACACAACGTAACGCACTTATGTGTTACTAAAGACGGTACAAGTAAATCTGCTGTTAAAGGAATTATTTCTGAGCACGATCTAATTGTTGCTCAAGCCAGTAATCCTGGTGTTTTGATAAAAGAAATTAAACGTTCACAGCTTCCGAAGGACTTAAAACAAATTCGTGATCGTTTGTCTGATTTGATTCAGAATTCTATTCAGAAAAATATTCCAATTTCACATATTAGTAATATTGCCAGTGAAATTAATCTTGCTATAATTAAACGCGCCGTTGAGTTATCAATTTTAGACTTAGGCTCACCTCCTGCTCGATTTGCATGGTTAAGTATAGGTAGCCAAGGACGTAAAGAGCAACTTTTATTAACAGATCAGGATAGTATTTTAATATTTGAAGATGTTACACCTGAGAAATACAGAGAAACAAAAGATTATTTTTTAAGACTGGCTAAAAGAGCAACGGCTATATTAGAAAAAGTGGGTTATGAATATTGCCCAAATGGTCATATGGGAAGTAATATGTTATGGTGTAAGTCTTTGACTGACTGGACAAAACAATACAACAGTTGGATGAATACTCCAGGTGAAAATAGTAATGACCTGAGTAGTATTTTCTTTGATTACGAGATCGTTTTTGGAGAGCCAAAAATTGAGGAAGTAATTGAAAACGTTATTTTCAAAAATGCTGTAAATAATACTTTATTCTTTGACTTTTTAGGAAACGATGCCTTAAAGAAAAATTCTCCTTTAAGTTTCTTCAAAAAATTCATTGTAGAAGAAGAAGGTCCGCACAAAACAAAATTTGACATTAAAACCCGTGCATTAATGCCTTTGATTGATGGCGCGCGTTTGCTAATTTTGAATGCCAATATAAAAGGAATAAAAAATACCTATTTAAGATTTAAACAGTTAGCAATAACCGACTCTAAAAATGCTGAAATATATTTAAGTTGTGCTGAAGCTTTTTTAACATTATCAAAGTTTAGAACTGTTGAAGGATTGAAAAATGATGATTCAGGACAATACATCAATCTTAGAGAAATGTCTAAGACAGATAAGGAAAAATTGAAAAATGCTTTGACACCAATGAAAGATCTTGAGGAATTAATTAAGAGTAAATTTCAACTTACCCAATTCTCATAA